A single window of Toxotes jaculatrix isolate fToxJac2 chromosome 4, fToxJac2.pri, whole genome shotgun sequence DNA harbors:
- the LOC121180993 gene encoding phospholipid phosphatase 3-like — MLDKFGQQSAGVPVSSPDLQLKLTDNKSGLTTATGMGMENGTGKKLIEITGPALSKRKLLVGLDLLCLFLASIPFFACELKAVSPYRRGFICGDPSITYPYLHREAIPDELLIAGGIIITGLTIALGECYRVRFRGVSSKAFVRNLYVSCLYKELGCFLFGCCVGQSLTNMAKLSVGRLRPHFLSVCGVTYASLNCTPGSYVATVNCRQPDHRLEEEARKSFFSGHASFAMYTMLYLAFYLQARLTWRGARLLRPALQFFLVLLAIYTGLTRISDYRHHPSDVLTGYIQGALTAYWVAFHISSMFKSSSSDLSPTETLDTPLSPHHTVC; from the exons ATGTTGGATAAATTTGGGCAACAGAGCGCCGGTGTGCCCGTCTCCAGCCCGGACCTCCAGCTTAAACTGACGGACAACAAGAGCGGCCTGACCACAGCGACAGGGATGGGGATGGAGAACGGCACTGGGAAGAAACTGATAGAGATAACAGGACCGGCTTTATCCAAAAGAAAACTTCTGGTCGGCTTAGACCTCCTGTGCCTCTTCCTTG CCTCCATCCCTTTCTTTGCGTGTGAGCTGAAGGCAGTGAGTCCTTACAGGAGAGGCTTTATTTGCGGGGACCCCAGCATCACCTATCCTTATCTACACCGAGAGGCCATCCCAGATGAACTACTCATCGCTGGTGGCATCATCATCACCGGCCTCACA ATTGCGCTCGGGGAGTGTTACCGGGTACGCTTCCGAGGCGTCAGCTCCAAGGCCTTCGTGAGGAACCTGTATGTGTCCTGTCTGTACAAGGAGCTGGGCTGCTTCCTGTTCGGCTGCTGTGTAGGCCAGTCACTGACAAACATGGCCAAGCTGAGCGTGGGTCGCCTGCGaccacacttcctgtctgtgtgtggtgtcacTTATGCGTCGCTCAACTGCACACCTGGAAGCTACGTTGCAACAGTGAACTGCCGCCAGCCTGACCACCGGTTAGAGGAGGaggccag GAAGTCCTTCTTCTCTGGCCATGCTTCCTTTGCCATGTACACAATGCTCTACTTAGCA TTTTACCTGCAGGCGCGGTTGACATGGCGTGGGGCTCGGCTGCTGAGGCCGGCACTGCAGTTCTTCCTTGTTCTGCTGGCAATCTACACAGGTCTGACCCGCATCTCAGACTACCGGCATCACCCGTCTGATGTACTAACAGGCTACATACAGGGAGCCCTCACTGCTTACTGGGTG gccttCCACATCTCATCCATGTTTAAAAGCTCCAGTTCAGATCTGTCACCTACTGAGACCCTGGACACCCCCTTGTCACCCCACCATACTGTCTGCTAA